From the Pseudorasbora parva isolate DD20220531a chromosome 2, ASM2467924v1, whole genome shotgun sequence genome, the window AGACatttggtcttcacctcacagccggtggaaaataggactcgggctgaaatcacgttcatggaatgcggttattaacgttactgtagtgtaaagcagagcaggaccgagtgttgtggagctgagcacggctgctggagcgattgttacacaaatacccgccccgtgagcaccgggacttttatgatgggacgggacacagtcgccgggcgcgcgcaccatttccgcttttccggtcatgggtttaaggtaaagcagctctgtttatcatattagatacatttaagtgtgtttaaaatgatgttatgatgttactctgtgcgttcactcggcACTGCAATGACATGTTCACATTGCTAAGAGATAagagcgcttctgcagaataaaactgagggtaacacagatatgacgctATTGACAAGCGACTTCCTCAAatgctatgctgacacgtcccgggtccttggttaaaatagcaattttctcacaatttaatagttggaaacatttgggatattgtaagtactcaactgaacaaaatatataacactggcctagtggtttttggatattttactgcaaaaatactacatagtacaGCTATTTAATACTACATAGTAATAGCTATATGAAAACCATAATATatctttttcaggattctttaaaaAGAAATCAATTTAAAGGTGTAATGAACTGGATTTTTGAGGTCAACAAATGACGTTCATGCGGTTTACATTCAagaacatcataactaataagtaataggctattttctacagtggttttgaggctctctcctgaacattgggtttttgatgggcgtgccactGGAGATTTGTAAGTAAACGCCCACATCTAGGATTGGAAAAGATTtctatatttaatgagcttcagctctgcTGTCAGTTAAGTTCACATAagtgagggattgttttgaaaacaagcaaccagaatgattatctGACAAGGCTCTCAAAACTTATTTATCAAACCAACACGATTTCTCTCTCATCAACCcgtgattgatttttttttttattacttggcccgtccGATCAGTGGAGAAGCGCGAACCGCAAACACATAAGTGTGCACGAgctcttcaaatatcaagtcaagagagtgaataTTAACAACACAGatcaagaaattaatgttatATCACTACCATCATTTTTAAATTAGCCTCAGCctaccattgagtagttattttagtgaatGTTGCTTTTTGACTTACAATATGTTAGGCTCTGGTAGTTGGTCTATTTCCCTATCAACTAACTAAAAAGGCTATGATGGTTTTCTGTTGCTCGGAGTCGGATCAGTTGGCACAGACGTGAGCTTCTGACGGTGAAAAGGACAGCGCGCTGCAGTAGACTAGCGCTACTTGGCTAACGTTAGGTATTCACTCAAACTCATTCGTGGTGATGAAGAAGCCAATGTGGTACACGCATCAATCATTCATCAGCAATAGCCTACAACTATGTTTTGCTTTTCCTATTTCTTCCATTGACAATTGATCAGTAGGCCTAGCCTACATGACACTAGAAGTTCTGTCTCTTCCTTGTATAATATTTTTACTTCAGGTAGTGACTGGCAATGAATTTGACCTTCAAAAGAGACCTTAAGTTTACTAAAATTTGTCTCGAATTTGcccagctgaagataattatgctctgctatgatGTTGAGAATTTTGACAACGTCTACACGCTTTAATCTCCGTACCTACAGGTTCTATTTACTGGatgtatttacttttttttttaatggaaatcGATACAATCCTACACCTTTTGCTATATATATGGCGATGCAACTAGCAACTAgcctagatgcaccctagcagcagcaaatctaatctgccgcgagtatcgtctagcaactctcaatacccttctgagctgtaaaaaacaaattctggtcaggccaatcacatcgtgtatagagtcggtgggcagggctcaaTGACGGCAGAGTTTGCGTTGcacgcttgcgtgctactaaaCCAGAGGGGGTCTAATGtcagtctttcgaatcggctttgaccgcgactctggcagacttggagttaagcttttctctgagaaaagaacggcactgaagtcattcttaaaaagggaagatgtgttcggagttttgccgaccggatacggcgaaagtttaatctatcaacgagctccacttcacgttgctctggttggttgtagtgctatcctatctcgtgcagagggagtttgaaagacaaccgtttatcccgcccctcagattgagccctgtcaatggtgagtttccagaccaaacatcttgatgtgggtctggcttgtcaagctATGGCACAACCccaaacaacactttttttgtcatggttttaacttttttttaacaacaacGTTTTTTAACTATGTAACCGTTTACAGTAGCTGACTGGATCTCTTCAGTTGGTCAGCATAAGCCGCTCGCAttctgccacccggaagtatcttggtgccgattgtttacaaacattctgaaatgccttattaatttctttcaaaaaacaaaaatcttcctgaccctaaacttttaaACACTAGGTGTACAATGCAGTGCGATGTTGAGAGGACTTACTATTTTCCGCACATGGCTTAAAGCGCTGCCCTCTTTCCCTTTACAGTTGTCCACTTGGTATGGCGGACTGATGACCACATCATCCATCACGAGGATGTTTTTCTCCTGCCATTTGCAGTCTTTGATGCTGTggatgaagatgaggaggatAAGGAGTGAACGATTCATTCAGGTCGAGGCACAGTTGCTTGATATTATCATATCTCCTAATTTATCCACAATACTGAGGACGGTTCATCATAATAAACAGAGCTCTAAAGCAGATAATATAAACTTATTACATCTTCAGTGTAATTACATTACTGTACTGTACTAATTACTCACTCTAAAAAGTATTGAATTACTTATTACTCTCTAAATCCCATAACCTCGGCCAGTTGAACAATACAAGTATAGACATgagatttttttattcttaaaaataaataatattacaattgtATACATAAATTATCCTTGAACTGACCAAAGAATTTAAAATGGAGAAGgttaaattaaaaacatacattttaacattaGACATTAAATCCACTAATTAAGAGTAATCCCTTTACTTTCTcaagaaaaataattaaattgatTAGCCAAATAAAAGTGACTATATCAATTGGAGCCCCACTTACGTTTTATGAATGGTCTGGAACAGCTGTTGACCCTCTACAGAGACGCCAGCGCTAATTGCATAAGCTTGCAACAACTTATCTTCCTTTTCCGCCCGTGCTCTATTCACAAGCTAAAAACAGCAAAAGCAAAATAAAAAGAGACATGAAATACAAAGTTTTTATTAACATCTTTCTGAATCATAGATAGCAAAAGATAACGGGATATCATTTGGTCTCACCTTGCTAAAATTGAGAGATGCTAAAGGGGGAGGAGTGTCAGCACGGTCACTGATGATGTCCACTTCAGACACATAGGCCAAGTTAACAAGCGCCACATCGCTGAGGTTGGGATTACCGCTGGACGGGGCACATTCTGATAACACTAGTCAAGGTAGTAAGTGTATTATAGTAATTAAAGCAATGAATGAGATAGAAGCCTCctaaatcatgaatcaatgctGCAAGCTCTACTTTGTATATTTCTCCACTCTTGTTTAATGGTTAGCTTCTCAATAAGgataaaaatgacataaacGTCTGTCACGTAGGAGATGAGTGTCATGGTGGAGGCCGCTTAGCATGACAGAATGCAATCAGATATGAGCCACATTCAACTGAGGAGCGAGTGAGGACGGGGCAACCCGTCACTCAAACGGCATCACAGCAATAACAAACCACATCCATTCAACGATCCAATCAAGTCCCGgcctacttttttcttgttcgAGAAAGAAATTTCTCACCGACTTTAAAggtatttataactttatattgTTTCAGAAGATTAAAGGTTTAAACATTAAATCAACACCATATTCAAGCCATAAGCCACTTAATTCTAGAAAACAAGCATAATTGATGGTTTTTCAGATGTgttatgtaaaaaaaagtttttaaaacttaaaacagaacaaataaaaaaaaaaaaatcagcaaatTAGACATTACATAAGCTGTCGATTTTGGTTTCATGGTGGCTTTAAATAATCAAATCATTGTGCTTCATTTAAATAACCTTGAATGCAATTTGTCTAGTACATTTTCAGACCAAGCTGATCTTCTTTTGGAGAAGGTTATTCATGACCATTCACTGGAAAACAAATGCttttaattaacaataacaaacaaacaaacaaaaaagtgatATCCTGTTTCAGAAACCTTCCTATTTAGAGCAGGTGGTTAAAGGCTTCTCAaacaaaagtattttatttttaacattgtgCCTTATGACCAAGGATGGCAGCACATCAGGAGGTTAGCAAGCAAATCACTGGGATCTGTGCATTGATAAAACAAACCATTACACTGATACAAATAGGGCATGGTGCATTGGGAAACTTATATAAATTGAGTAAAAACGAATGAAATGCTTCATATCGATGTACACACCACAGTTATTGCATGTTACGGGTGCTAACTATGTGTCAGGCAGAGAAACTGAGATGTTAGCGTTCAGGCTAGCTGACGCCCCCTAAGCACGCATGCGCAGATTAGCCAGCAATGCTATAGTTGACAGCCTGTCCACCTTCATTCACTTCCATTATGGCTTAGGGGCTGCAGTTCAAAAATACCGTAAATAAACGCGTTAAAACCCTTCCGTTTAAGTCAGAAGTATCAAAGTTTTCGAAGTAGAATTTACATTACTTTTCTATGACCTTTCCAGTCGTTTGGGATTACCGTATAATGAGACTAATAAGATAATGAATCAATCAGACCGATTTATGAACCCGTTCTACTGAATGAAAAGAATGAGTGATTCGGTATTTTATGAACTCTTTtaaatgaacgaatcgttctagTTCAGTAATATGCACCGacttgtttttctttctctAAAATCTGAGGGTtgccagcaaaaaaaaaaaaaaaagggagatTATACAcgtattaataaaacatatggCATTTTATATTCAGTGTGGTGGAAGAATTAAGTAAAGTGTAAACATGACCATACATCATTTCACAAAAAGGacaatagcaaaaaaaaaaaaaaaataccctaCATAATTCGGAGCTATTTTGTCACTCTTCCATAGTTTGATACCCCAAAATTTTCAAAATTAAGAAATTGTATTAACAAAACACACTGACTTGTCGCCACCAGCTGGCGTAATGAAGTAACCTGCAGAAAGAACCAGCGAACCGATTCAAAAGATCCGACTCACTGGAATGAATCAACCGCCACAACTAAAAGAACATCATAGCAACACGAACACGGCTTTGCGTGCGTTTCTAACGCCACAAGCTCCACAGAAATGGGCAAAATATACCAATAACTGGCAATATAACACTAGACATGTATATAATCAAAACGGCATTCGCTACATTTAAGCGTACATTTCAAAGTGGTCTATGAACAGGAGGACCCAGTGCAGTTCTTATTATTCATCGTCTAAAACACCATATTGGTTTAAAGCAAAGAGAGCAAAATTGCATGATGTGCGCGTTCAAATGTGTGTTTGCCATCGAGAGCATACTCCCACGCAACGAACTAAAGAGCACGAGAGTAAAATCTAATAACCAATCGGAGATTCAAATGCGCACCAGCTGACTCGGCGTGCGCGAAACACGGAAGCGAACGCCGAGTGGACTGACTTCACCGTGGTAAAAATACCTTTGGCATACCCGCAGACCAGGCCTCTTGCAGTTGTGGATCCCGACGATTCAATGACAAGCTGAGCCGATAAAAGGATACTCAAAGTCAGCATCTTGGACGGGTAGTCAAAAGCGACGACCTCTCCTTGCAAGCGCTGCCCCAGGCAGGTGAGGCAGGAGACATGGCTCCCGAC encodes:
- the lsm12a gene encoding protein LSM12 homolog B, encoding MAAPGPGEYFSVGSHVSCLTCLGQRLQGEVVAFDYPSKMLTLKCAPSSGNPNLSDVALVNLAYVSEVDIISDRADTPPPLASLNFSKLVNRARAEKEDKLLQAYAISAGVSVEGQQLFQTIHKTIKDCKWQEKNILVMDDVVISPPYQVDNCKGKEGSALSHVRKIVEKHFRDVESQKSVPHSQQAQQTQKDSALSS